In a single window of the Planctomycetia bacterium genome:
- a CDS encoding RidA family protein produces MKPSEKLAELKLTLPPFVAPIGSYIPGIRTGNLVLVSGQLPFVEGKLTCAGKVGQDVTLEQANAAARTAGLNALGIAAHTVGGIDHIKRIVRLAVFVNSAPGFFDQPKVANGASDMMVQIFGEAGKHVRAAVGASELPMNAAVEVELMAEC; encoded by the coding sequence ATGAAGCCGTCGGAGAAGCTTGCTGAACTGAAACTCACGCTGCCGCCGTTTGTCGCGCCGATCGGCTCGTACATTCCCGGCATCCGCACGGGCAATCTGGTGCTGGTCAGCGGGCAGCTTCCCTTTGTCGAGGGCAAGCTGACCTGCGCCGGCAAGGTGGGCCAGGACGTGACGCTGGAGCAGGCCAACGCGGCGGCGCGGACGGCGGGGCTTAACGCCCTGGGCATCGCGGCGCATACCGTCGGGGGCATCGACCATATCAAACGTATCGTGCGGCTGGCGGTGTTCGTGAACAGCGCGCCGGGCTTTTTCGATCAGCCGAAGGTGGCCAACGGGGCGAGTGACATGATGGTGCAGATCTTCGGCGAGGCGGGCAAGCACGTCCGCGCGGCCGTGGGGGCGAGCGAACTGCCGATGAACGCGGCGGTGGAAGTCGAGTTGATGGCGGAATGCTAG